The proteins below come from a single Stomoxys calcitrans chromosome 1, idStoCalc2.1, whole genome shotgun sequence genomic window:
- the LOC131997261 gene encoding uncharacterized protein LOC131997261, whose amino-acid sequence MLQEKPSIRKYFFQKIERIEKRLESGEVDERDIEDSLRQLNGFYDKLLATNEIDEEVFEQYEEMTERLSIRRKVVGEQKMEKAEGKEIRCNIRLSEVRIPEFSGKIKDWESFHDLFKNLMHNSPHFSEVEKLYRLKAAIKGDAAQLIQHLKITDSNYEAAFELLKKRYENRRLMFTNLCDKILDQPVMNSDSAASIRRMLDTTKNCVMALRGMNVSTKDAEPFIARIIVRKFDKDGLRLYEQHVRKPREIQTLDDVLEFLQQQYLALEAAGEQEVNVKRIYGNKNNMSTKFCYFCEKSGHGVIECRKMLAMTPAERKPAVAAKKICFVCLLHRTDRKCNSVVRCNKCGGNHHHYLHNGDQRSVNQQVNPTSSMVIERKQQQVLLATALVKVRAATGEFELLRAMIDQGSQITSISEEASQILGLPRIKEKTEIHGLGGTLVGVSKYKVDLVIKPRFLSKHVFNSQAMVLPTIMSQQPGKSFDIDMKQWRNCMLADPFFNKSDRIDLIIGGDIYADIMEKGQKRVSGPFSQQTKLGWIVSGALSNGISKVEKVLVAATNLERFWEVEEVEAEDQCTNDDQWCMQNFEKSTVIRDDGRLMVSLPFKADMELGESKPQAMARFLNGEKKLEKYPSLKAEYITFMGEYRELGHMVQVPMEMKGKYYLPHQAVIREDSRTTKVRVVFDASAKTSNQRSLNDIMHTGPKLQRDIFDIMLKWRLWKYVLTGDVEKMYRQIVVRPEDQEYQYILWRENRAEPIKQYRLTTVTYDTSAAPFLAVRSLFMIGDYCKEEMVKNIIKEDFYMDDLMTGADTVKGSQHILQSVAQQLQKFNFHLRKWISNDPKITEIVENRGRNEVISIKDDESIKTLGVGWDPNMDHFRFNVSFSHPSQMTKRKVLSLVARIFDPLGWLSPITVVAKLIVQKLWLLNIDWDETIPEEILTQWLEFANHLDSLHKIKIPRWLGTSTTTKFELHGFSDVSEKAYSAVIFIKCEMRVTLLTAKSKVNPIKNKKTLPKLELCGAHLLARLLNRAEKIIGRETNVFAWTDSTIILGWIQNNRSKDKFIKNKVQDINVLVPTATWRYVGTKENPADIASRGIQPHRLMDYKLWWNGPEWLREPSSHWPELPQRTAVIASTMVTTEVNFLDDIMTRYSRFSKMRRVVAYVIRFIERTRNKIKISGGLAVHELIEAEEHILSRHQQVMFSKEIISLKRGSLIDRGSRIVGLHPFLDRRGILRVGGRLQNANMSFNQKHPIVLNKSNLTAAIVRSFHLATLHGGNRLTETSTKRKYWIIGLKAAIKKCIRSCPRCIRYKQETAKQIMGNLPDSRVTAMQPFLYTGVDYAGPIWMKCSRNRGQKCFKGYIAIFVCMSTKAIHLEAVSDLSTSAFLAALKRFFSRRGKSAKMYSDNGTNFVGAKNRLDADYKAVIQRNRDVMPVLAEEGVEWHFIPPAAPHQGGIWESGVKSVKHHLRRVIGETRLSYEEMATLLCQIEAVLNSRPLVYMDNEEVESLDFLSPSHFLIGRQTTDVPEYVNEVVGSLNKWKLIQKMRRDFWNRWKEEYLSTLQQRRRWNRPEVNLANGDVVIIKNELTHPAKWPMGRIIETHPGKDGRVRVVSLKLQDCILKRPVQKLCPLIRASDEEVEEVSPQTTKAGLRNTQSANKHVFSVLVMLLLAATSQIGAVATTGGSISEISNSTAIYLDHLGTVDVVASSWNLLIYFKLDPFFEVISKSERLLVNMRNTCGKLMTFEDHCGHVLDEMEQIVKEMIYTNRYLFHDDVARSKRAPLEFIGSLQHILFGTMDADDRKVVEENMRKLLGNQHDLKYLVQKQTSILESSVNVIRKTTEEVNSNFKSITERVNNMTEAMKEVYLVYRESIKFFMVTKELHIIISENQRVQAKIIELLIDINHGKLNPSLLTPIQLQNEIHQMLENIPESLKLPGKKHNQLSTIYKLMKAKAFIIDNQLVISAEIPLFNDHVSQIHRVIPVPVVYNGMKQIVVAREQFILYNFNMDAYHLMSELELSSCQKMSEEEYVCDGGWPWIDANDNSCEISSVKPLARHQCQFAPTSIEIFWVQLHQRNHWLFKMFNETTAHVQCKPDAQRLLKMPLQGIMKVDPGCVLRMKGGVIHAPIQFTSENNMEMKLSLYTDVESMTRWNMSALGPMTIDHGKEIELLKNQIKELKKEKLLIRGLNFHHVSGHLSLCIILTILIICSTIYLYLKCKCKRKQNIVKIDFTPHQPTEMV is encoded by the coding sequence ATGCTACAGGAGAAGCCGTCaataaggaaatattttttccaaaaaatcgaaagaataGAGAAGAGATTGGAAAGTGGTGAAGTCGATGAGAGAGATATCGAAGATAGTTTGCGGCAGTTGAATGGATTTTATGACAAGTTGCTGGCAACGAATGAAATAGACGAGGAAGTCTTTGAACAATACGAGGAGATGACGGAAAGACTTAGTATTCGACGGAAAGTCGTTGGAGagcaaaaaatggagaaagcagAGGGAAAAGAAATCCGCTGCAACATCAGGTTAAGCGAAGTGAGGATACCCGAGTTCAGCGGCAAAATTAAGGACTGGGAGTCATTCCATgacttatttaaaaatttgatgCATAATTCGCCTCATTTTTCCGAAGTAGAGAAATTATACAGGCTGAAGGCAGCCATTAAAGGAGACGCAGCTCAACTAATTCAGCATTTAAAAATAACCGACTCCAATTATGAAGCTGCCTTTGAATTATTGAAGAAAAGGTACGAGAATAGGAGATTGATGTTCACGAATTTGTGTGATAAGATTCTGGACCAACCAGTAATGAATAGCGATTCAGCGGCAAGTATAAGACGCATGCTTGACACTACCAAAAACTGTGTAATGGCTTTGAGGGGCATGAATGTGTCTACAAAGGATGCTGAACCATTTATTGCCAGAATAATTGTGAGAAAGTTTGATAAGGATGGGTTGCGGCTATATGAGCAACATGTAAGGAAGCCGAGAGAAATTCAAACTTTGGATgatgtcttagaatttttgcaACAACAATACCTTGCGTTGGAAGCGGCGGGAGAGCAGGAAGTGAACGTGAAGAGAatttatggaaacaaaaataatatgtcAACCAAATTTTGCTACTTTTGTGAGAAAAGTGGGCACGGGGTGATAGAATGCAGGAAGATGTTGGCAATGACACCGGCAGAGAGAAAGCCTGCGGTAGctgcgaaaaaaatttgtttcgtttGTCTTTTACACAGGACAGACAGAAAATGCAATAGTGTTGTGCGCTGCAACAAATGTGGAGGTAATCACCATCATTATCTTCACAATGGTGACCAAAGAAGCGTTAATCAGCAAGTTAATCCCACATCATCTATGGTAATTgagagaaaacaacaacaagttttATTGGCAACAGCATTGGTAAAAGTACGGGCAGCGACGGGAGAATTTGAGTTGCTACGGGCAATGATAGATCAAGGGTCACAGATAACATCAATTTCGGAAGAAGCTTCGCAGATTTTGGGATTgccaaggataaaagaaaaaacggAAATACACGGCTTGGGTGGTACTTTGGTTGGTGTGTCGAAGTACAAAGTGGACTTAGTTATAAAGCCAAGATTTCTTAGCAAACATGTATTCAATTCACAGGCGATGGTACTACCTACGATAATGAGCCAGCAGCCAGGTAAATCCTTCGACATAGATATGAAGCAATGGCGAAACTGTATGTTGGCTGATCCATTCTTCAATAAATCCGATCGCATTGATCTAATAATCGGTGGAGACATTTACGCCGACATAATGGAAAAAGGGCAGAAGAGAGTAAGCGGTCCGTTCTCACAACAAACGAAACTTGGTTGGATAGTATCTGGAGCTCTATCCAATGGAATAAGCAAAGTGGAAAAAGTGCTGGTGGCTGCGACGAACCTTGAACGTTTTTGGGAAGTAGAGGAAGTGGAAGCAGAAGATCAGTGTACAAATGATGACCAGTGGTGCAtgcagaattttgaaaaatcgacCGTTATTCGAGATGATGGTCGATTGATGGTGTCATTACCTTTTAAGGCTGATATGGAACTAGGCGAATCCAAACCGCAAGCAATGGCCAGGTTTTTGAATGGTGAAAAGAAGTTGGAGAAATATCCATCACTAAAAGCTGAATATATAACCTTCATGGGAGAGTATCGGGAACTGGGTCATATGGTGCAAGTACCGATGGAGATGAAAGGAAAATATTACTTACCGCATCAAGCAGTGATCAGAGAAGATAGCCGAACAACGAAAGTGCGAGTGGTGTTTGATGCATCAGCGAAAACATCGAATCAAAGAAGTTTGAATGACATAATGCACACTGGACCTAAACTTCAACGCGATATATTTGATATAATGTTGAAATGGCGTTTATGGAAGTATGTATTGACAGGAGACGTGGAAAAGATGTATCGGCAGATTGTAGTGAGgccagaagatcaagaatatcaaTACATACTTTGGAGAGAGAACAGAGCGGAACCAATAAAGCAATATCGTTTAACAACAGTAACATATGACACATCAGCGGCGCCGTTTCTGGCAGTAAGGTCACTATTCATGATAGGTGATTACTGCAAAGAGGAGATGgtgaaaaatattataaaagaaGATTTTTATATGGATGACCTCATGACTGGAGCTGATACTGTAAAGGGAAGTCAACATATTCTGCAATCAGTGGCACAGCAGCTGCAGaagtttaattttcatttgagaaaATGGATTTCAAATGACCCTAAAATTACGGAAATTGTAGAAAATCGAGGACGCAATGAAGTTATATCGATTAAAGACGACGAGTCCATAAAAACCTTGGGTGTTGGGTGGGATCCCAATATGGACCACTTTCGATTCAACGTCAGCTTTAGTCATCCTTCACAAATGACAAAGAGAAAAGTACTGTCATTGGTAGCTAGAATTTTCGACCCATTGGGATGGTTATCACCAATAACGGTGGTAGCAAAATTGATCGTTCAGAAGCTGTGGCTGTTAAATATAGATTGGGATGAGACGATACCCGAGGAAATTTTGACGCAATGGCTAGAATTCGCAAATCATTTGGATTCtcttcataaaataaaaatccctAGATGGCTGGGTACATCGACAACTACAAAGTTCGAGCTTCATGGCTTTTCAGACGTGTCCGAGAAAGCATATTCCGCAGTAATATTCATTAAATGTGAAATGAGGGTGACTTTACTAACTGCCAAAAGTAAGGTCAAcccaatcaaaaataaaaagacgCTGCCAAAATTGGAGCTGTGTGGTGCACATCTGTTGGCGAGATTGTTGAATAGGGCAGAGAAAATCATAGGAAGAGAGACGAACGTGTTTGCATGGACTGATTCAACAATCATACTGGGGTGGATCCAAAATAATCGTAGCAAGGACAAATTCATTAAGAATAAGGTGCAGGATATAAATGTGCTTGTACCAACAGCAACATGGAGATATGTTGGCACAAAGGAAAATCCAGCAGATATTGCATCAAGAGGTATTCAACCACATCGGCTAATGGACTATAAGCTATGGTGGAATGGTCCTGAATGGTTGCGGGAGCCTTCAAGTCATTGGCCTGAACTACCACAGAGGACTGCAGTGATAGCATCGACGATGGTAACAACAGAAGTAAATTTTTTGGATGATATAATGACGAGATACTCCAGGTTTTCTAAAATGCGGCGTGTAGTGGCATACGTCATTCGATTTATTGAGAGGACAaggaataaaatcaaaatttctggTGGTTTAGCTGTCCATGAACTTATAGAAGCTGAAGAACATATACTATCACGTCATCAGCAAGTTatgttttctaaagaaattataTCTTTAAAAAGAGGATCTTTAATTGATCGAGGCAGCCGTATAGTGGGACTACATCCTTTCTTAGACAGAAGAGGCATACTTCGAGTTGGTGGTCGActgcaaaatgcaaatatgtCCTTCAATCAAAAACATCCAATTGTATTGAATAAATCGAATCTGACAGCCGCAATAGTGCGATCGTTTCATCTGGCAACTTTACATGGAGGAAACAGATTGACTGAAACATCCACAAAACGCAAATATTGGATTATTGGCTTGAAAGCAGCGATAAAAAAGTGTATACGATCGTGTCCAAGATGTATACGGTACAAACAAGAGACAGCGAAGCAGATAATGGGTAACTTGCCAGATTCGAGGGTTACAGCGATGCAACCTTTCTTATATACAGGAGTGGACTACGCTGGACCTATATGGATGAAGTGCTCCAGAAACAGAGGACAAAAGTGTTTTAAAGGATACATTGCTATATTTGTCTGCATGTCAACAAAAGCAATTCATCTGGAAGCTGTGAGCGATTTGTCCACATCAGCATTTTTGGCAGCCTTGAAACGGTTCTTTTCCAGAAGAGGAAAGAGTGCTAAAATGTACAGCGACAATGGGACAAATTTTGTTGGAGCGAAAAATAGACTTGATGCGGACTACAAAGCTGTTATTCAAAGAAATCGAGACGTGATGCCAGTGCTGGCGGAGGAAGGTGTGGAGTGGCATTTTATCCCCCCGGCAGCCCCTCATCAAGGAGGGATTTGGGAGTCTGGCGTGAAATCTGTGAAGCATCATCTGAGACGTGTTATTGGCGAGACCAGATTAAGTTACGAGGAAATGGCCACATTGCTGTGCCAAATCGAAGCGGTTTTAAACTCAAGGCCATTGGTGTATATGGATAATGAAGAAGTGGAATCTCTTGATTTTTTGTCACCGAGTCATTTTCTGATTGGGAGGCAGACGACGGATGTACCGGAGTATGTCAACGAAGTGGTAGGATCTCTCAACAAGTGGAAGTTGATACAGAAGATGAgaagagatttctggaatcgaTGGAAAGAGGAATATCTTTCAACGTTGCAGCAGCGAAGAAGGTGGAACCGGCCAGAGGTGAATTTGGCGAATGGAGATGTAGTCATCATTAAAAACGAATTGACACATCCAGCGAAATGGCCTATGGGACGAATCATTGAGACTCATCCGGGCAAGGATGGGAGAGTTCGAGTTGTGTCATTGAAGTTGCAAGATTGCATATTAAAACGCCCTGTCCAGAAACTCTGTCCATTAATAAGAGCTTCGGATGAAGAGGTGGAAGAAGTGTCGccacaaacaacaaaagcagGATTGAGGAATACGCAGTCGGCAAACAAGCATGTTTTTAGTGTATTAGTAATGCTGCTACTTGCTGCCACAAGTCAGATTGGAGCAGTGGCTACAACTGGAGGTTCAATCTCTGAGATAAGCAATTCTACTGCAATTTACCTGGATCACTTGGGAACTGTGGATGTAGTAGCGTCTTCATGGAATCTGCTAATCTATTTCAAGCTTGATCCGTTCTTTGAGGTAATTAGCAAATCCGAACGATTGCTGGTGAATATGAGAAATACATGTGGAAAATTGATGACCTTTGAAGACCACTGTGGTCATGTACTGGACGAGATGGAGCAGATAGTGAAGGAGATGATATACACTAATCGATATTTGTTTCATGATGATGTGGCTAGATCCAAGAGAGCACCCTTAGAGTTTATTGGCTCGCTACAGCACATCCTCTTTGGCACGATGGATGCTGATGACAGGAAAGTTGTAGAAGAAAACATGAGGAAACTATTGGGAAATCAGCATGACCTGAAATACCTTGTGCAAAAACAGACGTCTATTCTGGAATCGTCAGTGAATGTCATTCGCAAAACGACGGAAGAAGTAAACAGCAACTTCAAAAGTATAACAGAACGGGTGAACAACATGACGGAAGCGATGAAGGAGGTATATTTGGTGTACCGCGAGTCCATCAAATTTTTCATGGTGACGAAAGAATTGCACATAATCATAAGTGAGAACCAGAGGGTCCAAGCGAAGATAATCGAATTGCTGATAGATATAAATCATGGTAAATTAAATCCCTCATTGCTCACGCCAATTCAGCTCCAGAATGAAATACACCAGATGCTGGAGAATATACCTGAAAGCCTTAAACTGCCGGGAAAGAAGCATAATCAGCTAAGCACCATATATAAGCTAATGAAGGCGAAAGCGTTTATAATAGACAATCAATTGGTGATATCTGCAGAAATACCATTATTCAACGATCATGTCTCCCAAATACACAGGGTAATACCTGTGCCTGTTGTATATAATGGCATGAAACAGATAGTCGTTGCAAGAGAGCAGttcattttatataattttaatatggatGCCTATCATTTGATGTCCGAGTTGGAGTTAAGCAGTTGTCAGAAAATGTCTGAGGAAGAATACGTTTGTGATGGTGGATGGCCCTGGATAGATGCGAATGATaattcttgcgaaatttcatcagtgAAACCTCTTGCGCGTCATCAGTGCCAATTTGCGCCTACGAGTATTGAAATTTTCTGGGTGCAATTACATCAACGAAACCATTGGTTGTTCAAGATGTTCAACGAGACAACCGCTCACGTGCAGTGTAAACCAGACGCTCAGAGGCTGCTGAAGATGCCATTGCAGGGTATCATGAAGGTGGACCCCGGATGTGTTCTTCGAATGAAGGGTGGAGTGATACATGCTCCAATTCAATTCACATCAGAAAATAATATGGAGATGAAGTTGAGCTTGTATACCGATGTGGAGAGTATGACCAGATGGAATATGAGCGCATTGGGGCCAATGACCATTGACCACGGAAAAGAGATTGAGCTTTTGAAGAACCAGATCAAGGAACTAAAAAAGGAGAAGTTGCTTATAAGAGGACTAAACTTTCATCATGTCAGCGGTCATTTATCACTATGTATAATATTGACTATTTTGATTATATGTAGTACTATTTACTTATATTTGAAATGTAAATGTAAGCGCAAGCAAAATATCGTTAAGATAGATTTCACTCCTCATCAACCAACAGAAATGGTATAA